A single region of the Mycobacterium avium subsp. avium genome encodes:
- a CDS encoding DMT family transporter, which translates to MTYLFLICAILAEVVATSLLKSTQGFTRLWPTVICLLGYAASFALLAVSISRGMQTDVAYALWSAIGTALIVLIAVLFLGSPISMTKVVGVGLIIAGVVTLNLTGAH; encoded by the coding sequence TTGACCTATCTGTTCTTGATCTGCGCGATTTTGGCCGAGGTGGTCGCGACCAGTCTGCTCAAGAGCACCCAAGGTTTCACCCGGCTGTGGCCCACCGTGATCTGTCTGCTCGGCTACGCCGCGTCATTCGCGCTGCTGGCCGTGTCGATTTCGCGCGGCATGCAGACCGACGTCGCCTACGCGTTGTGGTCGGCCATCGGCACGGCGCTGATCGTGCTGATCGCCGTGCTGTTCCTTGGCTCGCCGATATCGATGACCAAGGTCGTCGGTGTCGGGCTGATCATCGCCGGCGTGGTGACGCTGAACCTGACCGGGGCGCACTGA
- a CDS encoding alpha/beta hydrolase — translation MAATGHPVRFDVSSAVGEQASLAATYYPARGGAAAAVLVCLPGGTYSREYWDLDIAGHDGYSFADFATGNGYAVLTVDPLGTGDSSQPASDFGFAEIGAALDCALRALPGTTGVQAPAVAVAHSLGGYLALTQQALFGGYAAMAMLGCTNQHVAPLNLDPAFRARAATPQGRAELAAEILAALAQPYFAGPREHLQGWFHLADVPADIVAADAVTAVSVVPRVFGTAMIPGIVAEHAARIDVPVLLGYGVVDVSPDPRAEAALYRSSPDITTVVLAGSAHCHNMASSRHRLWRRLLAWAATAIDD, via the coding sequence ATGGCCGCTACCGGGCACCCGGTCCGCTTCGACGTCAGCAGCGCGGTCGGGGAGCAGGCGTCGCTGGCGGCGACCTACTATCCGGCGCGCGGCGGTGCGGCGGCCGCGGTGCTGGTCTGCCTGCCGGGCGGCACCTACAGCCGCGAGTACTGGGACCTCGACATCGCCGGCCATGACGGCTACAGCTTCGCCGATTTCGCCACCGGCAACGGCTACGCCGTGCTGACGGTCGATCCGTTGGGCACCGGCGACAGTTCGCAGCCGGCATCCGATTTCGGTTTCGCCGAGATCGGCGCCGCGCTGGACTGTGCGCTGCGCGCGCTGCCCGGAACCACCGGCGTGCAGGCGCCGGCGGTGGCGGTGGCGCATTCGCTGGGCGGCTACCTCGCCCTCACCCAGCAGGCGCTGTTCGGCGGTTACGCCGCCATGGCGATGCTCGGGTGCACCAACCAGCACGTCGCGCCGCTGAACCTGGACCCGGCATTCCGCGCCCGCGCGGCCACCCCGCAGGGCCGCGCCGAGCTGGCCGCCGAGATCCTCGCCGCGCTGGCGCAGCCGTATTTCGCGGGGCCGCGCGAGCACCTGCAAGGCTGGTTCCACCTTGCCGACGTGCCCGCCGACATCGTCGCGGCCGACGCGGTCACCGCGGTGTCGGTGGTGCCGCGGGTGTTCGGCACGGCGATGATCCCCGGCATCGTGGCCGAGCACGCCGCCCGCATCGACGTCCCGGTGCTGCTCGGGTACGGCGTCGTCGACGTCTCCCCGGATCCGCGCGCCGAGGCCGCCCTGTACCGCAGCAGCCCCGACATCACCACCGTGGTGCTGGCCGGCAGCGCGCACTGCCACAACATGGCCTCGAGCCGGCATCGACTGTGGCGGCGGCTGCTGGCCTGGGCGGCGACGGCGATCGACGACTAG
- a CDS encoding MspA family porin — translation MVVRRALVAAVCLALSLPTAPTTGADPDAAPPPPEAAPAAEGALPSNPPAILKTPDGWTLGLGARDEQQVPVAPLTTALSSREYLASGIFVGSLSGPTQPQGVLEVGYEIGCGIDMSTSDGVTIGGTAGITPGVTGPVTGVPGDVLPLVVAPIAGVLNVGLKPGLVIVVPVVKKQFRGPNPWVMVSNFHVKIDGCVGQSFIRSYAVLNRVTDESDVVLSYVGVTKAV, via the coding sequence GTGGTCGTTCGTCGCGCCCTGGTGGCCGCCGTCTGCCTGGCGCTGTCGCTGCCCACGGCGCCCACGACGGGCGCCGACCCCGACGCCGCGCCGCCGCCTCCGGAAGCCGCGCCGGCCGCCGAGGGGGCGCTGCCCTCCAATCCGCCCGCAATCCTCAAGACTCCCGACGGCTGGACGCTCGGACTCGGCGCCCGCGACGAGCAGCAGGTCCCGGTGGCGCCGCTGACCACCGCGCTGTCCTCCCGCGAATACCTGGCCAGCGGGATCTTCGTCGGCTCCCTGTCGGGACCGACCCAGCCGCAGGGCGTGCTCGAGGTGGGCTACGAGATCGGCTGCGGCATCGACATGAGCACGTCGGACGGCGTCACGATCGGCGGTACCGCCGGCATCACCCCGGGCGTGACCGGACCGGTGACCGGGGTGCCCGGGGACGTGCTGCCGCTGGTCGTGGCGCCGATCGCGGGCGTGCTCAACGTGGGCCTCAAACCCGGTCTGGTGATCGTGGTGCCGGTGGTCAAAAAGCAATTCCGCGGCCCCAACCCGTGGGTCATGGTCAGCAATTTCCACGTCAAGATCGACGGCTGCGTGGGCCAGTCCTTCATCCGGTCCTATGCGGTGCTCAACCGGGTGACCGACGAATCCGATGTGGTGCTGTCCTACGTCGGCGTCACCAAAGCCGTCTAG
- a CDS encoding phosphotransferase family protein, with amino-acid sequence MSSAEPDLDVLRGRLAGAGITDVTPLSGGASGLTFAGIRDGRPVVIKVAPPGVAPVAHRDVLRQARIIKALAPTDVPVPRVCWEDAGRPPYTPPLYVMSRVEGDSGEPLFDGWPAVPGLADRYRNACRTMAALHRIPPTELGLGGEPVIDPVAEVHRWSDTLGTVDPALAPGWPKVRDALLDCAPRAMPPAVVHGDFRLGNLLADGPRINAVIDWEIWSIGDPRIDVGWFLINCDPDTYRRVTPPDGAVPSTAELADLYLHELCCDAGDLDWFSALACFKSAATWSLIVKHNRRRSSPRAELESMTTTLPRLLDRAGALLARRR; translated from the coding sequence ATGAGCAGCGCCGAGCCGGACCTGGACGTCCTGCGCGGCCGGCTGGCCGGCGCGGGTATCACCGACGTCACCCCGCTGTCCGGCGGCGCGTCCGGCCTCACCTTCGCCGGCATTCGCGACGGCCGGCCGGTGGTGATCAAGGTCGCTCCGCCGGGTGTCGCACCGGTTGCGCACCGCGATGTGCTGCGTCAGGCCCGCATCATCAAAGCGCTTGCGCCGACCGATGTTCCGGTTCCCCGGGTGTGCTGGGAGGACGCCGGGCGGCCACCGTACACGCCGCCGCTGTACGTGATGTCGCGCGTCGAAGGCGACAGTGGGGAACCGTTATTCGACGGCTGGCCGGCCGTGCCCGGCCTGGCCGACCGGTACCGCAACGCGTGCCGGACCATGGCCGCGCTGCACCGCATCCCGCCGACCGAACTGGGGTTGGGCGGCGAACCGGTCATCGATCCGGTGGCCGAAGTCCACCGCTGGTCCGACACGCTGGGGACCGTCGACCCGGCGCTGGCCCCGGGCTGGCCGAAAGTGCGTGACGCGCTGCTGGATTGCGCGCCGCGCGCGATGCCACCCGCCGTGGTACACGGCGACTTCCGGCTGGGCAACCTGCTCGCCGACGGCCCGCGGATCAACGCGGTCATCGACTGGGAAATCTGGTCGATCGGCGACCCGCGCATCGACGTGGGCTGGTTCCTGATCAACTGCGACCCGGACACCTACCGGCGGGTGACGCCGCCGGACGGTGCGGTTCCCTCGACCGCCGAACTCGCCGACCTCTACCTTCACGAATTGTGTTGCGATGCCGGCGATCTGGATTGGTTCAGCGCGCTAGCGTGCTTCAAGTCGGCGGCCACCTGGTCGCTGATCGTCAAGCACAATCGGCGCCGATCCTCGCCGCGAGCCGAATTAGAGTCTATGACAACGACTTTGCCGAGGCTGTTGGATCGCGCCGGGGCCCTACTGGCTCGGCGCCGATGA
- a CDS encoding ATP-binding cassette domain-containing protein — MTAPGAARPQKRAGSLRPGELAQASVMGALCAAIAIIAVVLPHGGGLGLLGSVPTGLLAYRYRIRVLITATVAAGVIGFLVVGLSGLAAIALCAYTGGLAGIVKRHRRGTPTVLAVSLVAAGVVGAGMVIALTVLTRLRQLVFHAIGAAVDGAASVVARVPPLHAAAVRLAEFFAAALQHWQWLVLGYALVAIVGASLVGWWALSRVLERLRGIPDVHKLDAPARNGPTRPVPVRLDRVRLRYPHADRDALRAVSLDVQAGEHVAVTGANGAGKTTLMLVLAGREPTSGTIERPGSVGLGELGGTAVVMQHPESQVLGTRVADDVVWGLPPGTTTDVGRLLGEVGLAGLADRDTGSLSGGELQRLAVAAALAREPALLIADEVTSMVDRQGREQLLTVLSGLTERHRTALVHITHYNDEAEYADRIINLGDTQGDTALIRTATAPAPTCPAGRGRRAPVLELAGVGHEYASGTPWSRTALRDVSFTVHEGDGLLIHGGNGSGKSTLAWIMAGLTVPTTGTCLLDGRPAAEQVGAVALQFQAARLQLMRSRVDLEVASAAGFSPDDHDRVSAALAAVGLDAGLAERRIDQLSGGQMRRVVLAGLLARSPRVLILDEPLAGLDAASQRGLVELLAERRRETGLTVVVISHDFAGLEQLCPRILHLRDGSLDANPVAAQHVPAPVTPPTKRPAARRRPVVLLRPVPGSSPIHELWAGTKLLVVFAMSLLLTVFPGWVAIGLATALAAAGLRLAHIPRGVLPSVPRWLWIFLGVVGVTAALAGGAPTMHLGTASLGLGGLLDFLRATALTVVLLGLGALVSWTTNVAQIAPAVATLGRPLRVLRIPVDDWSVALALALRTFPMLIDEFRVLYAARRLRPRRPAQTRWARLRRPATDLIDVVVAVITVTLRRADEMGDAITARGGTGQISADPSRPKRNDWIALSIASAVCAAAVAAELALLAGH, encoded by the coding sequence GTGACGGCGCCGGGCGCGGCGAGGCCGCAGAAGCGGGCCGGATCGCTACGACCCGGCGAACTGGCGCAGGCCTCGGTGATGGGCGCGCTGTGCGCGGCGATCGCCATCATCGCGGTCGTTCTTCCGCACGGCGGCGGGCTGGGGCTGCTCGGCAGCGTGCCCACCGGCCTGCTCGCCTACCGCTACCGGATCCGGGTGCTGATCACCGCGACGGTCGCCGCCGGCGTGATCGGCTTTTTGGTCGTCGGGTTGAGCGGCTTGGCGGCGATCGCGTTGTGCGCCTACACCGGCGGGCTGGCCGGAATCGTCAAACGGCACCGCCGCGGCACACCCACCGTGCTGGCGGTGTCATTGGTGGCGGCCGGCGTCGTCGGCGCGGGCATGGTCATCGCGCTCACCGTGTTGACCCGGTTGCGCCAGTTGGTCTTTCATGCCATCGGCGCGGCGGTGGACGGCGCCGCGTCGGTGGTGGCGCGGGTGCCGCCGCTGCACGCGGCCGCCGTGCGGTTGGCCGAGTTCTTCGCCGCGGCGTTGCAGCACTGGCAGTGGCTGGTGCTCGGGTACGCGCTCGTCGCGATCGTGGGCGCCTCGCTGGTCGGTTGGTGGGCGTTGTCGCGGGTGCTGGAGCGGCTGCGCGGGATTCCCGATGTGCACAAGCTGGACGCGCCGGCACGCAACGGTCCGACCCGGCCCGTCCCGGTGCGACTGGACCGGGTGCGGCTGCGTTACCCGCACGCCGACCGCGACGCGCTGCGCGCCGTCAGCCTGGACGTGCAAGCGGGTGAACACGTCGCGGTGACCGGCGCCAACGGCGCGGGGAAAACCACCCTGATGCTGGTCCTGGCCGGCCGCGAACCGACGTCGGGCACGATCGAACGCCCCGGGTCGGTGGGCCTGGGTGAGCTCGGCGGGACCGCCGTCGTCATGCAGCATCCGGAGAGCCAGGTGCTGGGCACCCGGGTCGCCGACGACGTGGTCTGGGGTCTGCCGCCCGGCACCACCACCGACGTGGGCCGGCTGCTCGGCGAAGTCGGGCTGGCGGGCCTGGCCGACCGCGACACCGGCAGCCTGTCCGGCGGCGAACTGCAGCGCCTGGCGGTGGCCGCGGCGCTGGCCCGGGAGCCGGCGCTGCTGATCGCCGACGAGGTCACCAGCATGGTGGACCGGCAGGGCCGGGAGCAGCTGCTGACCGTGTTGTCCGGACTGACCGAGCGGCACCGCACCGCCCTGGTGCACATCACCCACTACAACGACGAGGCCGAATACGCCGACCGCATCATCAATCTCGGTGATACGCAAGGCGATACCGCCCTGATCCGAACGGCGACCGCGCCCGCGCCGACGTGCCCGGCGGGCCGGGGGCGCCGGGCGCCGGTGCTCGAACTCGCCGGCGTCGGGCACGAATACGCCAGCGGCACGCCGTGGTCCCGAACCGCGCTGCGCGACGTCAGCTTCACCGTGCACGAGGGCGACGGGCTGCTGATCCACGGCGGCAACGGCTCGGGCAAGTCCACCCTGGCGTGGATCATGGCCGGACTGACGGTGCCGACCACCGGGACCTGTCTGCTCGACGGCCGTCCCGCCGCCGAACAGGTCGGAGCGGTGGCGCTGCAGTTCCAGGCCGCCCGGCTGCAGTTGATGCGCAGCCGCGTCGACCTGGAAGTGGCCTCGGCAGCGGGCTTTTCGCCCGACGACCACGACCGGGTCAGCGCAGCGCTGGCCGCGGTCGGCCTGGATGCCGGGCTGGCCGAGCGGCGCATCGACCAGCTCAGCGGCGGCCAGATGCGGCGCGTGGTGCTGGCCGGTCTGCTGGCGCGGTCACCCCGGGTGTTGATTCTCGACGAACCGCTGGCGGGGCTGGACGCCGCCAGTCAGCGCGGCCTGGTCGAGCTGCTGGCCGAGCGGCGCCGCGAGACCGGGCTGACCGTGGTGGTCATCTCGCATGACTTCGCCGGGCTCGAGCAGCTGTGCCCGCGCATCCTGCACCTGCGCGACGGCTCTTTGGATGCTAATCCTGTTGCGGCCCAGCATGTTCCGGCGCCCGTTACCCCTCCGACTAAACGTCCGGCGGCGCGCCGCCGGCCCGTGGTGCTGCTGCGCCCCGTCCCGGGCAGCTCGCCCATCCACGAGCTGTGGGCCGGAACCAAACTGCTGGTGGTGTTCGCCATGTCGTTGCTGCTCACGGTGTTTCCCGGATGGGTGGCCATCGGGCTGGCGACCGCGCTGGCGGCGGCGGGACTGCGGCTGGCCCACATCCCGCGCGGTGTGCTGCCCTCGGTGCCGCGCTGGCTATGGATCTTCCTGGGCGTCGTCGGCGTCACCGCGGCGCTGGCCGGCGGGGCCCCGACGATGCACCTGGGCACGGCGTCGCTCGGGCTGGGCGGACTGCTGGACTTCCTGCGCGCGACCGCGCTGACCGTGGTGCTGCTCGGCCTGGGCGCACTGGTGTCATGGACCACCAACGTCGCCCAGATCGCCCCGGCCGTAGCGACTTTGGGCAGGCCGCTGCGAGTCCTGCGGATCCCGGTCGACGACTGGTCGGTCGCCCTGGCGCTCGCGCTGCGCACCTTCCCGATGCTCATCGACGAGTTCCGGGTGCTCTACGCCGCTCGGCGGTTACGGCCCCGCCGGCCGGCGCAGACCCGCTGGGCCCGCCTGCGCCGGCCGGCGACCGACCTGATCGACGTGGTCGTCGCCGTCATCACCGTGACGCTGCGGCGCGCCGACGAGATGGGCGACGCGATCACCGCGCGGGGCGGCACCGGGCAGATCTCGGCGGACCCGTCGCGTCCGAAACGCAATGACTGGATAGCGCTTTCGATCGCGTCGGCGGTGTGTGCGGCCGCGGTTGCGGCCGAGCTGGCGTTGCTGGCCGGCCACTAG
- a CDS encoding SDR family NAD(P)-dependent oxidoreductase: protein MSGQRCDGMVALVTGTSRGLGRAIAARLAERGATVALTARTLDPDPKYQGSLRQTRDEILAAGGKAVAVQADLSQPDERERLFAEVVDTVGAPDILVNNAAVTFLRPLDGFPQRRARLMMEMHVLGPLHLCQLAIPAMRERGRGWIVNLTSVGGDLPPGPPFSEFDRTAGFGIYGTAKAALNRLTKSLAAELYDDGIAVNAAAPSNPVATPGAGTLDLAQTDTEDIALITETVFRLCTGDPKTLTGRIAHTQPFLAEVGWPGTGPPVT from the coding sequence ATGAGCGGGCAGCGGTGCGACGGGATGGTGGCGCTGGTCACCGGGACCAGCCGGGGGCTGGGCAGGGCGATCGCCGCGCGGCTGGCCGAACGCGGCGCCACCGTGGCGCTGACCGCCCGCACCCTGGACCCCGACCCGAAATATCAGGGGTCGCTGCGCCAGACCCGCGACGAGATCCTGGCCGCCGGCGGGAAAGCCGTTGCGGTGCAGGCGGACCTGTCGCAACCCGACGAACGCGAGCGGCTGTTCGCCGAGGTGGTCGACACAGTCGGCGCGCCGGACATCCTGGTCAACAACGCCGCGGTCACCTTCCTGCGGCCGCTGGACGGGTTCCCGCAACGGCGCGCCCGGCTGATGATGGAGATGCACGTGCTCGGGCCGCTGCACCTGTGCCAGCTGGCGATCCCCGCGATGCGTGAGCGCGGCCGCGGCTGGATCGTGAACCTGACCTCGGTGGGCGGCGACCTGCCGCCCGGCCCGCCGTTCTCCGAATTCGACCGGACCGCCGGCTTCGGCATCTACGGCACGGCCAAGGCCGCCCTGAACCGGTTGACGAAAAGCCTTGCGGCCGAACTGTACGACGACGGGATCGCCGTCAACGCCGCCGCCCCGTCCAACCCCGTCGCCACGCCCGGCGCCGGCACCCTCGATCTGGCCCAGACCGACACCGAGGACATCGCGCTGATCACCGAGACGGTGTTCCGGTTGTGCACCGGTGATCCGAAGACGTTGACCGGTCGCATCGCGCACACCCAACCCTTCCTCGCCGAGGTCGGCTGGCCCGGCACCGGCCCGCCGGTCACATGA
- a CDS encoding RND family transporter: MTEHRLGASRVKRPLIPRMVRAFAIPIIFFWGLLAVTTNTFMPQVERVAEELAGPMVPHYAPSQRSLLHIGEKFHESNSTNLTMVVFEANRPLGDSDHLYYDDLMRRLQRDTKHVQYVMDLWGKPFTAAGAQSVDGRCTYVLLRLAGDIGQIQANQSVDAVRDIIKNDTPPPGLKVYVSGAAPLASDTLSIANASLNNVTIVTIILIVVMLLLVYRTPSTLLVPLLGVLIEMLVAKGITSTLGHLGYIELSSFAVNIVIALTLGAGTDYGIFLMGRYHEARQVGESREDSFYIAYRGVAPIIIGSGLTIAGACYCLTFARLNYFHTMGPAVAITMLFTIAAAMTLGPALLTVGSLFGMFDPRTDSKGRLYRRIGASVVRWPVPILVASSAIVMVGAIFVPTYRQNYDDRQYQPRNAPANLGFQAADRHFPKSKLFSEMLMIETDHDMRNSADFISLDRVAKALIRLHGVAMVQGMTRPLGRALEHASIPYLFTTQGSGNGQQLPFNREQNSNTDAQAEIQAHSVAVLRKEIGFFQKVSDELHQTVLTVEDLQRVSDEMNEEVSNLDDFFRPIKSYFYWEKHCFDIPLCWAFRSLWDTIDHIDHLAEDINQARISLTEVDKAFPQIIAQLKATADDTEALQLKLVNSYGSADLQSIQTDQTYDDLINVGNDFDRSRSDDYFYIPHEGFDNDDVKTGMKLMMSPDGKAARFIVTHEGDAMGPEGVEHVEQFPEAIKTILKETSLAGARIYIGGSGSNDKDIKQYAMSDLLIAAIAAFVLIFLIMLFITRSLVAALVIPGTVAFSYAGAFGLSILFWQHLIGLHLHWLVLPLTFIILVAVGSDYNLLLINRVKEELHGGIHTGLIRALGSTGGVVTSAGLVFAFTMLAMLTSELRTIGQVGSTVCIGLLLDTLIVRSFVVPSILRILGPWFWWPTLVRSRPLPQR; the protein is encoded by the coding sequence ATGACCGAGCATCGCCTCGGCGCCTCCCGGGTCAAACGTCCCCTCATCCCCAGGATGGTCCGCGCCTTCGCGATACCAATCATCTTCTTCTGGGGACTGCTCGCCGTCACCACGAATACCTTTATGCCGCAAGTGGAACGGGTCGCCGAAGAGCTCGCCGGGCCGATGGTCCCGCACTATGCGCCCTCGCAGCGCTCGCTGCTGCACATCGGCGAGAAGTTCCACGAATCCAACTCGACCAACCTGACCATGGTGGTGTTCGAGGCCAACCGGCCGCTGGGAGACTCCGACCACCTCTACTACGACGACCTGATGCGCCGCCTGCAGCGCGACACCAAACACGTGCAGTACGTGATGGACCTGTGGGGCAAACCGTTCACCGCGGCCGGGGCGCAAAGCGTCGACGGCAGGTGCACCTACGTGCTGCTGCGGCTGGCCGGCGACATCGGCCAGATCCAGGCCAACCAGTCGGTGGACGCGGTCCGCGACATCATCAAAAACGACACTCCCCCACCGGGTCTCAAGGTTTACGTCAGCGGCGCGGCGCCGCTGGCCTCCGACACGCTGTCCATCGCCAACGCCAGCCTGAACAACGTCACCATCGTCACGATCATCCTCATCGTGGTGATGCTGCTGCTGGTGTACCGCACGCCGTCCACCCTGCTGGTGCCCCTGCTCGGTGTCCTCATCGAAATGCTTGTCGCCAAAGGGATTACCTCCACCCTCGGGCATCTGGGCTACATCGAGTTGTCGTCGTTCGCGGTGAACATCGTCATCGCGTTGACCCTGGGGGCCGGCACCGACTACGGCATCTTCCTGATGGGCCGTTACCACGAGGCGCGGCAAGTCGGTGAAAGCAGGGAAGACAGCTTCTATATCGCCTACCGGGGTGTGGCGCCCATCATCATCGGGTCGGGGCTGACGATCGCCGGGGCGTGTTACTGCCTGACGTTCGCGCGGCTGAACTATTTCCACACCATGGGGCCCGCGGTGGCGATCACCATGCTGTTCACCATCGCCGCGGCGATGACGCTGGGTCCGGCGCTGCTGACCGTCGGCAGCCTGTTCGGGATGTTCGACCCGCGGACCGACAGCAAAGGGCGTCTGTACCGGCGCATCGGGGCCAGCGTGGTGCGCTGGCCGGTGCCGATCTTGGTGGCCAGTTCCGCGATCGTCATGGTCGGGGCGATCTTCGTGCCCACCTACCGGCAGAACTACGACGACCGGCAGTACCAGCCGCGAAATGCCCCGGCGAATCTGGGTTTTCAGGCCGCCGATCGGCACTTCCCGAAAAGCAAGCTGTTCTCCGAGATGCTGATGATCGAGACCGATCACGACATGCGCAACTCGGCCGACTTCATCTCGCTGGACCGGGTCGCCAAGGCCCTCATTCGGCTGCACGGGGTGGCGATGGTGCAGGGCATGACCCGGCCGCTGGGCCGCGCGCTCGAGCACGCCAGCATCCCCTACCTGTTCACCACGCAGGGCAGCGGCAACGGACAGCAGCTTCCGTTCAACCGGGAACAGAACTCCAACACCGACGCGCAGGCCGAGATCCAGGCGCACTCTGTTGCGGTGCTGCGCAAGGAGATCGGCTTTTTCCAGAAGGTGTCCGACGAGCTGCACCAGACCGTGCTCACCGTGGAGGACCTGCAACGGGTCAGCGACGAGATGAACGAGGAAGTTTCGAATCTCGACGACTTCTTCCGTCCCATCAAGAGCTACTTCTATTGGGAGAAGCACTGTTTCGACATTCCCCTGTGCTGGGCGTTCCGATCGCTGTGGGACACCATCGATCACATCGACCACCTGGCCGAAGACATCAACCAGGCCAGGATCTCGCTCACCGAGGTGGACAAGGCGTTCCCGCAGATCATCGCCCAGCTCAAGGCCACCGCCGACGACACCGAGGCGTTGCAGTTGAAGTTGGTCAACAGCTACGGGTCGGCGGATCTGCAGTCCATCCAGACCGATCAGACCTACGACGACCTGATCAACGTCGGTAACGACTTCGACCGGTCCCGCAGCGACGACTACTTCTACATCCCGCACGAGGGTTTCGACAACGACGACGTGAAGACCGGCATGAAGCTGATGATGTCGCCGGACGGCAAGGCGGCCCGCTTCATCGTCACCCACGAGGGCGACGCGATGGGTCCCGAAGGGGTGGAACACGTCGAACAGTTCCCCGAAGCGATCAAGACGATCCTGAAAGAGACGTCGCTGGCGGGCGCCCGGATCTACATCGGCGGTTCGGGCTCCAACGACAAGGACATCAAGCAGTACGCGATGTCGGATCTGCTGATCGCGGCGATCGCGGCGTTCGTGCTGATCTTCTTGATCATGTTGTTCATCACCCGAAGTCTGGTGGCCGCGTTGGTGATTCCCGGCACCGTGGCCTTCTCCTACGCCGGGGCGTTCGGCCTGTCCATCCTGTTCTGGCAGCACCTCATCGGCCTGCATCTGCACTGGCTGGTGCTACCGTTGACGTTCATCATCCTGGTGGCCGTCGGTTCGGACTACAACCTGCTGCTGATCAACAGGGTCAAGGAGGAGCTGCACGGCGGCATCCACACCGGCCTGATCCGCGCGCTGGGCAGCACCGGCGGCGTGGTGACGTCGGCGGGCTTGGTGTTCGCCTTCACCATGCTGGCCATGCTCACCAGCGAGCTCAGAACGATCGGTCAGGTCGGCTCCACCGTGTGTATCGGCCTGCTGCTCGACACGCTGATCGTGCGCTCGTTCGTGGTGCCGTCCATCCTGCGGATCCTCGGGCCGTGGTTCTGGTGGCCCACCCTGGTGCGTTCCCGGCCGCTGCCCCAGCGATAG
- a CDS encoding MmpS family transport accessory protein has translation MSPRSTGRAVLARIWMPLVAVVAVGVGLLCMYKVHQFSEPGPVITVNGPQAPEQFNLKRITYEVFGSVGQGGKLVYVDIDGHPHQVDITTLPWTHTESTTLSVASGSISVHVHGGQVGCRMLVNDVVRDEQSGNHQDADVQCRVKSA, from the coding sequence ATGAGCCCTCGCTCCACCGGGCGTGCTGTGCTGGCGCGGATCTGGATGCCGCTGGTGGCCGTCGTCGCGGTGGGCGTGGGCCTGCTCTGCATGTACAAGGTGCACCAGTTCTCCGAACCGGGGCCGGTCATCACCGTCAACGGTCCGCAGGCACCCGAGCAGTTCAACCTCAAACGGATCACCTACGAGGTGTTCGGCTCCGTCGGGCAGGGCGGGAAACTCGTCTACGTCGACATCGACGGCCATCCGCACCAGGTCGACATCACCACGCTGCCGTGGACCCACACCGAGAGCACCACGCTGTCGGTGGCCTCCGGCAGCATCTCGGTGCACGTCCACGGCGGTCAGGTGGGGTGCCGGATGCTGGTCAATGACGTTGTCCGCGACGAGCAGTCGGGCAACCACCAGGACGCCGACGTCCAGTGCCGGGTGAAGTCGGCATGA